A single Anopheles maculipalpis chromosome 3RL, idAnoMacuDA_375_x, whole genome shotgun sequence DNA region contains:
- the LOC126564043 gene encoding uncharacterized protein LOC126564043: MMSPESNGEQEHGTMFPVSVVSSSPMAIKRMRFASVDEDASHGSSVSDVSKALNYHAANNSGAGACAKDPSNSGDAFEDDEYDGATAHECTAGSDRSSSSCTTVIYGAGGKCTEPIDNNNSPLSGNNNNRNVISGSGTSGSVGSVSGDIGGILHNNNNSIKTRLGEMEEAKLVELSKFFADSEKDENMATILELLHDNYGLIQLYSSGYECKHDKCLYENLHEHFHCHDTFCRGKVLYKKYEIIRHLKWHKKRKESLKYGFYRFSSSDDCSIQYGACQHNHKHTHYHCVHDNCDKVYISTSDVQMHANYHRKHEAIVKNGFQRFRATEDCSTDYCMFRAQRTTHFHCRRENCKYTFKNKADMEKHKTYHLKDEMLLKDGYKKFLKTEDCTYKDCRFSRVCNHIHCMHENCHYVLHSSGQLLSHKRKHERMDTEVDYRRYQMARNLLTKFNQSKTDESTKSVGDVTAGVPERSPVRDDETRISPGPTMSQEGTVKNPFLELLAVMAEITFRTLPLQMMYQMRLQMLQQMSYEQVFALDNVEMLRNLSVMGNIEETYLHQLYGSRLMDGPLTEGPNNSQQHSPVSYAHEKPPPAKRKYKPQELTSDQLEPPTDIPVYMKKESISSTPTRSKLLSNPTVDYRLLKQEDSTPSQTATSSSAIESPAGVDRDRALLETANFLQFSSSKTLFNRKRGRPRKNHVMEVYNNVQDSPQAIFTSFKLEKNDPRSTVTSEVQSANVLATMGDTERNEALDAGRGLCPPAGTVTVKNQAQQQYVPSGVGYMGSNSGTTSHLGGLDSAAIFGNFSQLLERHMREVPQNMDAVPQEKARNHLKCVVCRNLFETFADIKNHECRGDRAALDKPLLAFPPALAHHTTQSALDYRSPTFPAIDGPSQLSRIAAVPSSLTSGGPQQARDSVSLVKTAGTFFPDVNANKLKYA, translated from the exons ATGATGTCTCCGGAGAGTAATGGTGAGCAGGAGCACGGTACGATGTTTCCGGTGAGTGTTGTCAGCTCCTCACCAATGGCCATCAAAAGGATGCGTTTTGCTAGTGTCGATGAGGACGCAAGTCACGGGTCGAGTGTGTCGGATGTGAGTAAAGCGCTCAACTATCACGCCGCCAACAACAGTGGTGCCGGTGCATGCGCAAAGGATCCGTCCAACAGTGGTGACGCGTTCGAGGACGACGAGTACGATGGGGCCACCGCACACGAGTGTACGGCCGGAAGTGatcgcagcagcagtagttgcACGACAGTGATCTATGGTGCTGGTGGCAAGTGTACGGAACCGATCGATAACAATAACAGTCCGCTGAGTGGCAATAACAACAATCGGAACGTTATTAGTGGCAGTGGTACGAGTGGCAGTGTTGGAAGTGTTAGCGGTGACATTGGTGGGATTCTACATAACAATAACAACTCGATCAAGACACGGTTGGGTGAGATGGAGGAGGCTAAACTGGTGGAGTTAAGCAAGTTTTTCGCGGACAGTGAGAAGGACGAAAATATGGCGACGATCCTGGAGCTGTTGCATG ATAACTACGGTTTAATCCAGCTCTACTCATCCGGTTACGAGTGTAAACATGATAAATGCCTTTACGAAAACCTGCACGAACATTTCCACTGTCACGATACGTTCTGTCGGGGGAAAGTTTTGTACAAGAAGTACGAAATCATTCGTCATCTCAAGTGGCACAAGAAGCGGAAAGAGTCACTTAAGTACGGGTTCTACCGATTCTCATCGTCGGACGATTGCAGCATACAGTACGGGGCGTGTCAGCATAATCATAAGCATACGCACTACCACTGTGTGCACGACAACTGTGATAAGGTGTACATTAGCACGAGCGATGTCCAGATGCACGCCAACTACCACCGGAAGCATGAGGCGATCGTAAAGAATGG ATTTCAACGCTTTCGGGCGACAGAAGACTGCAGTACGGATTACTGTATGTTCCGGGCGCAACGGACGACACATTTCCACTGTCGGCGGGAGAACTGCAAATATACCTTCAAAAACAAAGCTGATATGG AGAAACACAAAACGTACCATCTGAAGGATGAGATGCTGCTGAAGGATGGTTACAAAAAGTTCCTTAAGACGGAAGATTGCACCTACAAGGACTGTCGGTTTTCACGCGTTTGCAATCACATTCACTGTATGCATGAGAACTGTCACTATGTGCTACATTCGAGCGGACAGCTACTAAGCCATAAGCGGAAGCACGAGCGAATGGACACGGAGGTAGACTATAGGCGATATCAGATGGCACGCAATCTGCTTACCAAATTTAACCAAAGTAAGACGGATGAGAGTACCAAGTCGGTTGGAGATGTAACGGCCGGTGTTCCAGAACGATCACCTGTGAGGGACGATGAAACAAGAATATCTCCAGGTCCCACGATGAGTCAGGAAGGAACGGTGAAGAATCCTTTCCTCGAGCTACTAGCGGTGATGGCTGAGATCACCTTCCGCACATTACCGTTGCAGATGATGTATCAGATGCGGCTGCAGATGTTGCAGCAGATGAGCTACGAGCAAGTATTTGCACTGGATAATGTAGAGATGCTACGAAACCTAAGCGTGATGGGAAATATTGAAGAGACTTACCTGCATCAGCTATACGGAAGTAGATTAATGGATGGTCCACTAACAGAAGGCCCAAACAATAGTCAACAGCACAGTCCTGTAAGCTATGCACATGAAAAACCACCTCCTGCGAAACGGAAATATAAGCCGCAAGAATTAACTTCAGATCAGCTTGAACCTCCCACGGACATTCCTGTGTATATGAAGAAAGAGTCAATTAGTAGTACACCTACTCGATCGAAGTTACTCTCCAATCCTACGGTAGACTATCGTTTGCTTAAGCAGGAAGACTCTACTCCATCGCAAACCGCAACATCCTCGAGCGCAATCGAATCCCCAGCAGGCGTAGATCGTGATCGTGCGTTACTGGAGACGGCCAATTTCCTGCAGTTTAGTTCGAGTAAAACACTCTTCAATCGGAAGCGAGGACGTCCACGGAAGAACCACGTCATGGAGGTGTACAATAAT GTACAGGATTCACCGCAAGCCATCTTTACTAGCTTCAAGCTGGAGAAGAATGATCCACGATCTACGGTCACCTCTGAAGTACAATCGGCCAATGTGCTCGCAACGATGGGTGATACGGAACGTAATGAAGCGCTGGATGCTGGCAGAGGTCTCTGTCCACCAGCTGGAACAGTCACCGTTAAGAATCAAGCTCAGCAGCAGTATGTACCGAGTGGTGTTGGTTACATGGGGTCGAACAGTGGAACAACGTCTCATCTGGGCGGACTTGACTCGGCGGCAATCTTTGGCAACTTTTCCCAGTTGCTAGAGCGTCATATGCGAGAGGTACCGCAGAACATGGATGCTGTTCCACAGGAGAAG GCCCGAAACCACCTCAAGTGTGTCGTCTGTCGGAATCTGTTTGAAACGTTTGCGGACATTAAGAACCACGAATGTCGTGGTGATCGTGCTGCACTGGATAAACCCCTGCTAGCGTTTCCACCAGCTCTAGCACATCACACCACCCAGTCGGCACTGGATTACAGAAGTCCAACCTTTCCCGCGATAGACGGACCATCCCAATTGTCTCGTATTGCAGCAGTACCTTCATCGTTGACTTCTGGCGGCCCTCAGCAAGCGAGAGATTCTGTGTCATTAGTAAAAACGGCCGGTACCTTCTTTCCGGATgtaaatgcaaacaaactcAAGTATGCGTAA